From Segatella copri, the proteins below share one genomic window:
- a CDS encoding IS3 family transposase, giving the protein MLRTECQSQGLGTLCGLFGFTRQAYNKRNVSDGFAEEAIESIIIEKAREYRKSNPGLGAAKLHAILKQMFEDTGCFPGRDAFIEMLRKHGLMVRIKRRRRYKTTDSDHNYRKYPNLIKGVVPTHPNQIWASDITYVETNEGVCYLSLITDLYSHKIVGWAVGPTLETVYPLEALKMAYKSIDEETAKGLIHHSDRGSQYCSQNYVSILKSHGSQISMTQTGDPLENAIAERANGILKTEWLYRMTIPTRKVCKKELTRIIAFYNDERPHMSIGNQTPSVAHTQVGPQQKMWKNPWENSSN; this is encoded by the coding sequence TTGCTCCGCACAGAGTGCCAGAGCCAAGGTTTAGGCACTCTATGCGGGCTGTTTGGTTTCACCCGGCAAGCATATAATAAGCGCAATGTCTCTGACGGCTTTGCTGAAGAGGCCATTGAGTCTATCATCATTGAAAAGGCACGTGAGTATCGTAAGTCGAATCCTGGCTTAGGAGCTGCAAAGTTGCATGCCATATTGAAACAGATGTTTGAGGATACTGGCTGCTTCCCTGGTCGTGACGCATTTATTGAGATGCTGCGTAAGCATGGACTCATGGTACGTATAAAGCGCCGTAGGCGCTATAAGACAACAGATTCCGACCATAATTATCGCAAATACCCAAACCTGATTAAGGGAGTAGTTCCTACCCATCCGAACCAGATTTGGGCAAGTGACATCACCTATGTTGAAACCAATGAAGGTGTGTGCTATCTCTCGCTTATAACAGACCTGTATTCCCATAAAATCGTTGGATGGGCTGTTGGTCCAACATTAGAAACTGTATATCCATTAGAAGCGCTTAAAATGGCATATAAAAGCATTGATGAAGAAACTGCAAAAGGACTCATTCATCACTCTGACAGAGGAAGCCAGTATTGCAGTCAGAATTATGTATCTATCCTAAAAAGTCATGGCTCACAAATAAGTATGACTCAAACAGGAGATCCTTTGGAGAATGCTATAGCAGAACGTGCAAACGGCATTTTAAAAACAGAATGGCTTTATAGAATGACAATTCCTACTCGTAAAGTATGTAAGAAGGAACTGACCAGGATTATTGCGTTTTATAACGACGAAAGACCGCATATGAGTATCGGTAATCAAACACCATCAGTTGCACATACTCAAGTGGGGCCACAGCAGAAAATGTGGAAAAATCCTTGGGAAAATTCTTCTAATTAG
- a CDS encoding transposase, whose translation MKRKTRIERVYNEDTGWFETREVELNSYSFTDDDRIMIVREYMESGLPAEEIIKKYYISSRTVLFSWMDKFLNEKDLLSLPPEDQNRDDMAKTTNEQLKEKDAEIKRLRKALELEKLRSKAFSTMIDLAEETFNIPVRKKSGTKQ comes from the coding sequence ATGAAACGTAAGACAAGAATTGAACGTGTGTATAATGAGGACACTGGTTGGTTTGAGACCCGTGAGGTAGAGTTGAATAGCTACTCTTTTACAGATGATGATCGTATCATGATAGTTCGTGAGTATATGGAGAGTGGGCTCCCAGCAGAAGAAATCATCAAGAAATACTATATAAGCAGTCGTACAGTGCTATTTTCTTGGATGGATAAGTTCTTAAATGAAAAAGATTTGTTATCTTTGCCGCCAGAAGACCAAAACCGTGACGATATGGCAAAGACAACAAATGAACAGTTGAAAGAGAAAGATGCAGAGATTAAGCGTCTCCGCAAGGCTTTGGAGTTAGAGAAGCTTCGCTCTAAGGCATTCTCCACCATGATTGACCTCGCAGAAGAAACCTTCAATATTCCTGTGAGAAAAAAATCTGGTACCAAACAGTAA
- a CDS encoding Abi family protein: MEYINPPLGTATLLANLQNEGLVIMDERKAFAFLENVSYFRFAAYLRPFKALDKHGYKENATFEKAVRLYEFDVKLRTLLFSAIQKIEISLRAKVINQFSLNYGAFWFINPDLAVDKHKFAENLSSLDRELQRSKDDFIKEHYVKYGKEDFPPAWKLIDLTSFGCLTKLYFNFANGAAKKKIARSYNVPQQEILESWMKSINALRNCCAHHGRVWNRVMPVMPQLPMKLKQAWIMNKPEVANRLYSVLCCLLYWLNAIDPRNELCAKFKDLLSQYPEVDTNAMGFPKHWQDEPLWR, encoded by the coding sequence ATGGAATATATTAATCCACCACTTGGTACAGCAACCCTTTTAGCCAATCTTCAAAATGAGGGATTAGTGATTATGGATGAGAGAAAAGCATTTGCTTTCCTTGAGAATGTCAGCTACTTTAGATTTGCAGCATATTTGCGTCCTTTCAAGGCATTGGATAAGCATGGCTATAAGGAAAATGCTACCTTTGAGAAAGCTGTGAGACTTTATGAGTTTGATGTCAAACTTAGAACCCTACTATTTTCCGCTATTCAAAAGATTGAGATTTCTTTGCGGGCAAAGGTTATCAACCAGTTTTCTTTGAATTATGGAGCTTTTTGGTTTATCAATCCCGATTTAGCTGTTGACAAGCATAAGTTTGCAGAGAATCTTTCCTCTTTGGATAGAGAACTGCAGCGTTCCAAGGATGATTTTATCAAAGAGCATTATGTAAAGTATGGCAAGGAAGATTTTCCGCCAGCTTGGAAACTAATAGATTTGACATCGTTTGGCTGCTTGACAAAATTGTATTTCAATTTCGCCAATGGTGCTGCCAAAAAGAAAATAGCTCGTTCCTATAACGTTCCTCAGCAAGAAATACTTGAAAGCTGGATGAAATCCATCAATGCGCTTCGCAACTGTTGTGCCCATCATGGGCGTGTATGGAATCGTGTGATGCCTGTTATGCCCCAACTTCCAATGAAATTAAAACAAGCATGGATAATGAATAAGCCCGAAGTCGCTAATCGACTATATTCCGTTCTTTGCTGCTTGTTATATTGGCTCAATGCCATTGATCCACGAAATGAATTATGTGCTAAGTTCAAGGACTTATTGTCACAATATCCAGAAGTCGACACGAATGCCATGGGATTTCCTAAGCATTGGCAAGATGAGCCATTGTGGAGATAG